A genomic stretch from Helianthus annuus cultivar XRQ/B chromosome 1, HanXRQr2.0-SUNRISE, whole genome shotgun sequence includes:
- the LOC110869688 gene encoding uncharacterized protein LOC110869688, whose amino-acid sequence MGDLGMEEDRPFLPSFAAPLCNPDPNSIRAETWVLAEDPAREVLNCIYPTLDSEEKRKDVIEYVQKLIRFHLGLEVFPYGSVPLKTYLPDGDIDLTVLSSPNMDDHLPREVLRVLQEEEQYGNSEFELKDTQFIDAEVKLVKCLVQDIVIDISFNQLGGLCTLCFLEQVDRLAGKDHLFKRSIILIKAWCYYESRILGAHHGLISTYALETLVLYIFHVFHASLNGPLEVLYRFLDCYAKFDWDNYCISLDGPVCKSSLHGLTVETLENQGTDVLLGAEFRKNCMDMFIVPSKGTETDLRAFNLKNLNIIDPLKENNNLGRSVHKGNYFRIRSAFRYGARRLGKILQQPNSNIKDDIKMFFRNTLQRHKPKCGPDSNLIFATNGFTTLSISSRTEPYYEDDVYSRFSNGDFDDYMTDHNASPLTESNSEKEPDPVVEKTGLELLMENGTSELVDGDTICLSINKGNNDNSSDSVAETEILNPFSDLTGDYDAHIRNLLYGQGCHGYAMSTTVVRASPSPPSSPYGNKNSWDTCHTSAAAHSWPGPFKKNLASHVNANGVVMGHPKHINGSNRNALRGTGPYIPTASSNTNEDRDRPPTRGRGRGRGPPVSNGHHYRSRVGSGEPKLVLESNHATQSPLEWSPRQARVNANVSNQTHHHHHPSPVNSTANGFPNQARKLEFGSFRSMTENENPPDTEAAPPYVQSPKGNSHGRKQGRSKENPFHLKNEDEFPPLSA is encoded by the exons ATGGGCGATCTTGGTATGGAAGAGGATCGCCCGTTTCTGCCGTCTTTTGCTGCTCCATTGTGTAACCCGGATCCGAATTCTATTCGGGCGGAGACTTGGGTCTTAGCTGAAGACCCGGCCCGGGAGGTGTTGAATTGCATATACCCGACTTTGGATTCTGAAGAGAAAAGGAAAGATGTGATTGAATATGTGCAGAAGCTCATCAGATTTCATCTCGGATTAGAG GTATTCCCGTATGGTTCGGTGCCACTCAAGACTTATCTCCCTGATGGAGACATTGATCTAACGGTCCTTAGCAGTCCTAACATGGATGATCATTTGCCCCGTGaagttcttcgtgttcttcaggAAGAAGAGCAGTATGGTAATTCTGAGTTTGAATTAAAGGATACCCAATTCATCGATGCCGAG GTGAAGCTTGTGAAATGTCTCGTTCAAGATATCGTCATAGACATATCGTTTAATCAGCTGGGTGGACTTTGTACCCTCTGTTTTCTTGAACAA GTTGACCGCCTTGCTGGCAAAGATCATCTGTTCAAGCGGAGCATCATTCTTATAAAAGCATGGTGTTATTACGAAAGCCGAATACTTGGTGCTCATCACGGCTTAATATCTACTTACGCATTGGAAACATTAGTCCTTTACATTTTCCATGTTTTCCATGCTTCGTTAAACGGCCCTTTAGAG GTTCTTTACAGATTTTTGGATTGTTATGCCAAGTTTGACTGGGATAACTATTGCATCAGTTTGGATGGCCCCGTTTGCAAATCTTCCCTTCATGGCTTAACCG TGGAAACCCTTGAAAATCAAGGAACCGATGTCTTACTGGGTGCCGAATTTCGAAAAAATTGTATGGATATGTTCATAGTGCCTTCTAAGGGAACCGAGACCGATCTTCGAGCTTTTAACCTCAAGAATCTCAACATTATTGATCCATTGAAGGAAAACAACAATCTTGGACGAAGTGTCCACAAAG GAAATTATTTCCGGATACGGAGTGCATTTAGATACGGGGCCCGTAGACTCGGTAAAATTCTGCAACAACCAAACAGCAATATTAAAGACGATATCAAGATGTTCTTTAGAAACACCTTACAAAGACATAAACCGAAATGCGGGCCCGATTCCAACTTAATCTTCGCTACTAACGGGTTCACAACTTTGTCTATTTCATCCCGTACCGAACCCTATTACGAGGATGATGTGTATTCAAGATTCTCAAACGGTGATTTCGATGATTATATGACTGACCATAACGCCTCTCCGTTGACTGAGTCGAACTCCGAGAAAGAACCCGACCCTGTTGTTGAGAAAACCGGCCTTGAGCTGTTGATGGAAAACGGAACGTCTGAATTAGTGGATGGAGATACGATTTGCTTGAGTATCAATAAGGGCAATAACGACAATTCATCTGATAGTGTTGCTGAAACCGAAATATTGAACCCGTTTTCTGATCTCACGGGTGACTATGACGCACACATACGGAATCTGTTATACGGTCAAGGGTGTCACGGTTATGCAATGTCTACGACTGTGGTTCGGGCCAGCCCTAGTCCGCCTAGTTCACCGTACGGAAATAAGAACTCGTGGGACACGTGCCACACGTCTGCAGCTGCTCATTCATGGCCCGGTCCGTTCAAAAAGAATTTGGCTTCTCACGTGAATGCAAACGGTGTAGTAATGGGCCATCCGAAGCATATCAACGGGTCTAACCGCAACGCGTTGCGTGGGACCGGGCCGTACATTCCTACGGCG AGCTCCAATACAAACGAGGATAGAGATAGACCACCGACAAGGGGTAGAGGAAGGGGGCGGGGACCACCGGTCTCTAACGGTCATCACTACCGATCACGGGTTGGTTCCGGTGAGCCGAAGTTGGTTCTTGAATCGAACCATGCAACACAAAGCCCACTTGAATGGTCCCCGAGACAAGCCCGTGTTAATGCTAATGTATCTAACCaaactcaccaccaccaccaccctagcCCGGTTAACTCGACCGCCAACGGTTTTCCGAACCAAGCAAGGAAACTTGAATTTGGATCTTTTAGATCTATGACCGAGAACGAGAACCCGCCTGATACAGAGGCGGCTCCGCCTTACGTGCAAAGCCCGAAAGGAAATTCACATGGCAGAAAACAGGGGAG GAGCAAAGAGAATCCATTTCACCTCAAGAATGAAGACGAATTCCCCCCACTGTCGGCCTGA